The following coding sequences are from one Ancylobacter sp. TS-1 window:
- the lptF gene encoding LPS export ABC transporter permease LptF, translated as MTRLDRYVFRSAVTAFLGTLLVLTAMIWVTQALRELDIMTSQGQTIIAFIVITSLALPALILGLAPAALFMAVAHTLFRMNSDSEIVVASAAGISTWRFLRPLVILALIVAACCAALSLELVPAAMRQFRYEISRVRADVVAFIAQPGRFTPLAQGMVFNVRERNASGVLGGIFINDARDPNQVNTYLAERGQVIDSAEGTFLVLEEGAIHRRTPGKPDSNVVEFQRYAFDLSPFTSSGENTVYRAPERSFRELLNPNPKDFVYMVEAGRFTEEIHRRLSLPLYVLAFFAIACAALAEPRTTREGRGLALAATAPFIICLQVTSFGLVNQVRNSPEVIPLVYLVPILFIIGSMLSLSGRFKPRMPDVIRRRIDALAQRVVRATVQ; from the coding sequence ATGACCCGCCTGGACCGCTATGTGTTCCGATCTGCCGTGACGGCGTTTCTCGGGACGCTCCTGGTACTGACCGCCATGATCTGGGTCACGCAGGCGCTGCGCGAACTCGACATCATGACCTCGCAGGGCCAGACGATCATCGCCTTCATCGTCATCACCAGCCTCGCTTTGCCCGCGCTGATCCTCGGCCTCGCGCCGGCGGCTCTGTTCATGGCGGTCGCCCACACGCTGTTCCGCATGAACAGCGATTCCGAGATCGTGGTGGCGAGCGCGGCCGGCATCTCGACCTGGCGCTTCCTGCGCCCGCTGGTGATTCTGGCTCTCATCGTCGCGGCCTGCTGTGCGGCGCTGTCGCTCGAACTGGTTCCGGCGGCGATGCGCCAGTTCCGCTATGAGATTTCGCGGGTGCGAGCGGACGTGGTCGCCTTCATCGCCCAGCCGGGCCGCTTCACTCCGCTCGCGCAGGGCATGGTCTTCAACGTGCGCGAGCGCAATGCGAGCGGCGTGCTCGGCGGCATCTTCATCAACGACGCGCGCGACCCGAACCAGGTCAACACCTACCTTGCCGAACGGGGACAGGTGATCGATTCGGCGGAGGGCACGTTCCTCGTGCTCGAAGAGGGCGCCATCCACAGGCGCACGCCAGGCAAGCCGGACAGCAATGTCGTGGAGTTCCAGCGCTACGCCTTCGATCTGTCGCCCTTCACCTCCAGCGGCGAGAACACGGTGTATCGCGCGCCGGAGCGCTCCTTCCGCGAGTTGCTCAACCCCAACCCCAAGGACTTCGTCTACATGGTGGAGGCGGGGCGCTTCACCGAGGAGATACATCGGCGGCTGTCGCTGCCGCTCTACGTGCTCGCCTTCTTCGCTATCGCCTGCGCCGCGCTGGCCGAGCCGCGCACGACGCGCGAGGGCCGCGGCCTGGCGCTTGCGGCGACGGCGCCGTTCATCATCTGCCTTCAGGTGACGAGCTTCGGCCTGGTCAACCAGGTCCGCAATTCGCCCGAGGTCATACCGCTGGTCTATCTCGTTCCCATCCTCTTCATCATCGGTTCCATGCTGTCGCTCAGCGGACGGTTCAAGCCACGCATGCCCGACGTCATCCGCCGCCGCATCGACGCGCTCGCCCAGCGTGTCGTTCGCGCCACGGTGCAGTGA
- a CDS encoding leucyl aminopeptidase, whose amino-acid sequence MPDSVKISFAKLPTSLEGIVVLLAAEPVEGDVPAFAPAVEALLAPAGDLVSRAAHADRFTGKAGKATEIVAPTGLAAARVIVMGIGKPSELKTFDWLKLGGNIFGRLPASAKDVGVVLALPGGEVPAEAAAELALGLRLRAYSFDRYKTKKKPDEATPRPKVTLYIEDDAAAKRAWKKREGIGEGVVIARDLVNEPANVLTPTEFAKRAGDLAKVGVDVEVLGEKELKKLGMGALLGVGQGSEQQSYVVVMRWNGGKSGEAPVAFVGKGVVFDTGGISIKQAAGMEDMKGDMAGAACVVGLMHALASRKAKVNAVGLIGLVENMPDGNAQRPGDIVTSMSGQTIEIINTDAEGRLVLGDVLWYAKERFKPQFMIDLATLTGAIIVALGTEHAGLFSNNDSLSERLAESGLATGEKVWRLPLSPEYDKLIDSKFADMKNTGGRFGGSITAAQFIQRFVGDVPWAHLDIAGTGMSSPASEFNRSWGSGWGVRLLDHLVARHYES is encoded by the coding sequence ATGCCCGATAGCGTAAAGATCAGTTTCGCCAAGCTCCCGACCTCCCTGGAGGGGATCGTCGTGCTCCTCGCCGCCGAGCCTGTCGAGGGAGATGTGCCGGCCTTCGCGCCCGCCGTCGAGGCGCTGCTCGCCCCGGCCGGCGACCTCGTGTCGCGCGCCGCGCATGCCGACCGCTTCACCGGCAAGGCGGGCAAGGCGACCGAGATCGTCGCGCCGACCGGGCTCGCCGCCGCGCGCGTCATCGTCATGGGCATCGGCAAGCCGTCCGAGCTGAAGACGTTCGACTGGCTGAAGCTGGGCGGCAACATCTTCGGGCGGCTGCCGGCCTCGGCCAAGGATGTCGGCGTGGTGCTGGCGCTGCCGGGCGGCGAAGTGCCGGCCGAGGCGGCCGCCGAGCTCGCGCTCGGCCTGCGGCTGCGCGCCTATTCCTTCGATCGCTACAAGACCAAGAAGAAGCCCGACGAGGCGACCCCGCGTCCCAAGGTCACTCTTTATATAGAGGACGACGCGGCGGCCAAGCGCGCCTGGAAGAAGCGCGAGGGCATTGGCGAGGGCGTGGTAATCGCCCGCGACCTGGTGAACGAGCCGGCCAATGTGCTGACCCCCACCGAGTTCGCCAAGCGCGCCGGCGACCTCGCCAAGGTCGGCGTCGATGTCGAGGTGCTCGGCGAGAAGGAGCTGAAGAAGCTCGGCATGGGCGCCCTGCTCGGTGTCGGCCAGGGCTCCGAGCAGCAGAGCTATGTCGTGGTGATGCGCTGGAACGGCGGCAAGTCCGGCGAGGCGCCGGTCGCCTTCGTCGGCAAGGGCGTGGTGTTCGACACTGGCGGCATCTCCATCAAGCAGGCCGCCGGCATGGAGGACATGAAGGGCGACATGGCGGGCGCGGCCTGCGTGGTCGGCCTCATGCACGCGCTGGCGAGCCGCAAGGCCAAGGTCAACGCGGTCGGCCTGATCGGCCTCGTCGAGAACATGCCCGACGGCAACGCCCAGCGCCCCGGCGACATCGTTACCTCGATGTCCGGGCAGACGATCGAGATCATCAACACCGACGCCGAGGGCCGTCTCGTGCTGGGCGACGTGCTCTGGTACGCCAAGGAGCGGTTCAAGCCGCAGTTCATGATCGACCTCGCCACGCTCACCGGCGCGATCATCGTGGCGCTCGGCACCGAGCATGCCGGCCTGTTCTCCAACAATGATTCCCTCTCGGAGCGGCTGGCCGAATCGGGCCTCGCCACCGGCGAGAAGGTGTGGCGCCTCCCGCTTTCGCCCGAATACGACAAGCTGATCGATTCGAAGTTCGCCGACATGAAGAACACCGGCGGACGATTCGGCGGCTCGATCACCGCCGCCCAGTTCATCCAGCGCTTTGTCGGCGATGTGCCGTGGGCACATCTCGACATCGCCGGCACCGGCATGTCCTCGCCCGCCAGCGAGTTCAACCGCAGCTGGGGCTCGGGCTGGGGCGTGCGCCTGCTCGACCACCTCGTCGCCCGCCACTACGAATCCTGA
- a CDS encoding DNA polymerase III subunit chi produces the protein MTEVFFYHLQGRPLEAALPQLLEKCLERGWRCAVQVGAPERVEALDQLLWTYDDASFLPHGTDRQPDPARQPILLTTSESNPGGAAVRFLIDGAAIPDPSAYARVIHLFDGNDSDAIEQARNAWRAARAAGFEVAYWQQGPDGRWVRR, from the coding sequence GTGACGGAAGTGTTCTTCTATCATCTGCAGGGCCGGCCGCTCGAGGCGGCCCTGCCGCAGCTTCTGGAGAAGTGCCTGGAGCGCGGCTGGCGCTGCGCCGTGCAGGTCGGCGCCCCGGAACGGGTCGAGGCGCTCGACCAGCTTCTGTGGACCTATGACGACGCCTCCTTCCTGCCGCACGGCACGGACCGCCAGCCCGACCCGGCCCGGCAGCCGATTCTGCTCACCACCTCCGAATCGAATCCCGGCGGCGCAGCGGTGCGATTCCTGATCGACGGCGCCGCGATTCCCGATCCTTCCGCCTATGCGCGGGTGATCCATCTCTTTGACGGCAACGATTCCGACGCCATCGAGCAGGCGCGCAATGCCTGGCGCGCGGCGCGCGCGGCGGGATTCGAAGTGGCCTATTGGCAGCAGGGACCGGACGGGCGCTGGGTGCGGCGATGA
- a CDS encoding porin: MKTVIKNVLLGSVAGLAMVGTAAAADLPVKAKAAEYVKVCSAYGAGFYYIPGTETCLKVGGYVTADTYYTDLDTNLRVNGFAVASDDPDGQVYFQTRAAIQLDARTQTEYGTLRSYIEARFEYGESFGFDQNDETNEFTFSDNSINDAYLKFGYIQFAGFTIGKATSAFDFWAGDGWLGIEPGNYYSDTTPNLISYTADFGNGFSATISLEDAYAREYSEDNFVLLDGQQVPDIVANIAYEGSWGAFKVSGAYHDNGEYGTLDGFSNPYTVSGDAGWAALAGVRFDIAETTTLYVEGVYADGASGYLGLAGTLPNIDFFGNNVGGWYVGGALIHYWTPTVFTGIVGSYTESDSFAYLPAATASFSGYNVGVNIGWKPVKGLTLALQYDYLNADWDYSNVGEFEDFFTASETAEQNRITFTAKRAF, encoded by the coding sequence GTGAAGACGGTCATTAAGAATGTGCTGCTCGGCTCGGTCGCTGGGCTTGCCATGGTCGGGACTGCTGCGGCGGCCGATCTGCCTGTGAAGGCGAAGGCTGCGGAATACGTGAAGGTCTGCTCCGCTTACGGCGCTGGCTTCTACTACATTCCGGGTACCGAAACCTGCCTGAAGGTCGGCGGCTACGTCACTGCCGACACGTACTACACCGACCTCGACACCAACCTTCGCGTCAACGGCTTCGCCGTTGCCAGCGATGATCCGGATGGTCAGGTCTACTTCCAGACCCGCGCCGCGATCCAGCTCGATGCCCGCACTCAGACCGAGTACGGCACCCTGCGTTCGTACATCGAAGCTCGTTTCGAGTACGGTGAGAGCTTCGGTTTCGATCAGAACGACGAGACCAACGAGTTCACCTTCTCGGACAACAGCATCAACGACGCTTACCTGAAGTTCGGCTACATCCAGTTCGCCGGGTTCACGATCGGTAAGGCGACGTCGGCGTTCGACTTCTGGGCCGGCGACGGTTGGCTCGGCATCGAGCCGGGTAACTACTACTCGGATACGACCCCGAACCTGATCTCCTACACTGCTGACTTCGGCAACGGCTTCTCGGCGACCATCTCGCTCGAAGACGCCTATGCCCGTGAATACAGCGAGGACAACTTCGTCCTCCTGGACGGCCAGCAGGTTCCGGACATCGTCGCCAACATTGCCTACGAAGGCAGCTGGGGCGCGTTCAAGGTGTCGGGCGCGTATCACGACAACGGTGAATACGGCACGCTGGACGGCTTCAGCAATCCGTACACTGTCAGCGGCGACGCTGGCTGGGCGGCTCTGGCCGGTGTCCGCTTCGACATCGCTGAGACCACCACGCTGTACGTCGAAGGCGTGTATGCGGACGGCGCTTCGGGCTATCTCGGCCTGGCCGGCACGCTGCCGAACATCGACTTCTTCGGCAACAACGTTGGCGGCTGGTACGTCGGCGGCGCTCTTATCCACTACTGGACCCCGACCGTCTTCACCGGCATCGTCGGCAGCTACACCGAGAGCGACTCCTTCGCTTACCTCCCGGCCGCTACGGCCTCGTTCTCGGGCTACAACGTCGGCGTGAACATCGGTTGGAAGCCGGTCAAGGGTCTGACCCTTGCCCTGCAGTACGACTACCTGAACGCCGATTGGGACTACTCGAACGTGGGTGAGTTCGAAGACTTCTTCACCGCGTCCGAGACCGCCGAGCAGAACCGCATCACCTTCACGGCGAAGCGCGCTTTCTGA
- a CDS encoding ABC-F family ATP-binding cassette domain-containing protein, whose product MILFEDISLRIAGRLLIDHATAAIPDGARVGLVGRNGTGKTTLFRAITGDMALESGDIRIPTGARIGQVAQEAPAGPERLIDVVLAADTERASLLKERESATDAARIADIELRLVDIDAHAAPARAARILAGLGFDEAAQQRPCSEFSGGWRMRVALAAILFAEPDLLLLDEPTNYLDLEGTLWLQDYLARYPRTVLIVSHDRELLNESVSFILHLDQGKLTFWRGGYDSFERQRADKQAVDQKARAKQEAKRKHMEAFVERFRAKATKARQAQSRLKALARMAPIAEMVGEAAAAISIRHPERIPSPPILTLDGVSAGYDGRAVLKSLTLRIDHDDRIALLGPNGNGKSTFAKLISGRLAPLSGSMVRAAGLEIAYLAQHQLDELVAAETVYDHVRRLMPDAPEAKVRSRAAEMGFSGGAANTTIAALSGGEKARLLLGLAAFHGPHLLILDEPTNHLDIAARQALTEAINDFPGAVILISHDRSLLDASAERLWLVAEGTVRPYEGDLDEYQKLVVGRSASAQRKDPGATRADERRQAADRRAETAPLRRRIKDAEALMAKLERAIAAFDEKLADQTIYLKQPAEAQRLARERADAAVALARAEEEWLEHSAALDAAMA is encoded by the coding sequence ATGATCCTGTTCGAAGATATCAGCCTGCGCATCGCCGGCCGGCTGCTGATCGACCACGCGACCGCCGCCATACCGGACGGCGCCCGCGTCGGTCTGGTCGGGCGCAACGGCACCGGCAAGACGACGCTGTTCCGGGCCATCACCGGCGACATGGCACTGGAAAGCGGCGATATCCGCATTCCCACCGGCGCGCGCATCGGGCAGGTGGCGCAGGAGGCGCCGGCCGGGCCGGAGCGGCTGATCGACGTCGTGCTCGCCGCCGACACCGAGCGCGCGAGCCTGCTGAAGGAGCGCGAGAGCGCCACGGATGCCGCCCGCATCGCCGATATCGAGCTGCGCCTCGTCGACATCGACGCCCATGCCGCGCCCGCCCGCGCCGCGCGCATTCTCGCCGGTCTCGGCTTCGACGAGGCGGCGCAGCAGCGGCCCTGCTCGGAATTCTCCGGCGGCTGGCGCATGCGCGTGGCGCTCGCCGCCATCCTCTTCGCCGAGCCCGACCTGCTGCTGCTCGACGAGCCGACCAACTATCTCGACCTCGAAGGCACGCTCTGGCTGCAGGACTATCTCGCGCGCTATCCGCGCACCGTGCTCATCGTCAGCCATGACCGCGAACTGCTGAATGAGTCGGTCTCCTTCATCCTGCATCTCGACCAGGGAAAGCTGACGTTCTGGCGCGGCGGCTATGATTCCTTCGAGCGGCAGCGGGCCGACAAGCAGGCGGTCGACCAGAAGGCGCGCGCCAAGCAGGAAGCCAAGCGCAAGCACATGGAAGCCTTCGTGGAGCGGTTCCGCGCCAAGGCGACCAAGGCGCGGCAGGCGCAGTCACGCCTGAAGGCGCTGGCGCGGATGGCGCCGATCGCCGAGATGGTGGGCGAGGCAGCGGCGGCGATCTCCATCCGCCATCCCGAGCGCATCCCCTCCCCGCCGATCCTGACGCTCGACGGCGTCTCGGCCGGTTATGACGGGCGGGCGGTGCTGAAGAGTCTCACACTGCGCATCGACCATGACGACCGCATCGCCCTCCTCGGCCCCAACGGCAACGGCAAGTCGACCTTCGCCAAGCTGATCTCCGGCCGCCTCGCCCCGCTATCCGGCAGTATGGTGCGGGCCGCCGGGCTTGAGATCGCCTATCTCGCGCAGCACCAGCTCGACGAACTCGTGGCCGCAGAGACGGTTTACGACCATGTGCGCCGGCTGATGCCGGACGCGCCCGAGGCAAAGGTGCGTTCGCGTGCGGCGGAGATGGGCTTTTCCGGCGGCGCCGCCAACACGACCATCGCCGCCCTGTCCGGCGGCGAGAAGGCGCGGCTGCTACTGGGCCTCGCGGCGTTTCACGGGCCGCATCTGCTCATTCTCGACGAGCCGACCAACCATCTCGACATCGCCGCGCGGCAGGCGCTGACCGAGGCGATCAACGATTTTCCCGGCGCGGTGATCCTGATCAGCCATGACCGCTCCCTGCTCGACGCCAGCGCCGAGCGGCTCTGGCTGGTCGCCGAGGGCACGGTGCGGCCCTATGAGGGTGATCTCGACGAGTACCAGAAGCTGGTGGTCGGGCGCAGCGCCTCGGCACAGCGCAAGGATCCGGGCGCCACGCGCGCCGATGAGCGTCGGCAGGCGGCCGACCGGCGCGCGGAAACGGCGCCGCTTCGGCGCCGGATCAAGGACGCCGAGGCTCTCATGGCGAAGCTGGAACGCGCCATCGCCGCCTTCGACGAGAAGCTGGCCGACCAGACGATCTACCTGAAGCAGCCGGCCGAGGCGCAGCGCCTCGCCCGCGAGCGCGCCGACGCCGCGGTCGCGCTGGCCCGCGCCGAGGAGGAATGGCTCGAGCACTCCGCCGCGCTCGACGCCGCGATGGCCTGA
- a CDS encoding DinB family protein yields MTAAASSLNLADLLTRRYRDFAAYNAWANDRLYAVAARLGEEAYRTDGGAFFGSVHATLNHLLTGDRMWMRRITGTGDAPDRLDAILFDTLPVLTLARRAEDERIARHVATLTADDLAGELHYANASGARFIQPLTGVLDHVFNHQTHHRGQVHCLISSFLGKEAAPSLDLIYFQRETGRTRPD; encoded by the coding sequence GTGACCGCCGCCGCCAGTTCCCTCAACCTTGCCGATCTCCTCACCCGTCGCTACCGCGATTTCGCCGCCTACAATGCCTGGGCCAATGACCGCCTCTACGCCGTGGCCGCGCGGCTGGGCGAGGAGGCCTATCGCACCGACGGCGGCGCCTTCTTCGGTTCGGTGCATGCGACGCTCAACCACCTTCTGACAGGGGACCGGATGTGGATGCGCCGCATCACCGGCACCGGCGACGCGCCGGACCGGCTCGACGCCATCCTGTTCGACACGCTCCCCGTCCTCACCCTCGCGCGCCGCGCCGAGGACGAGCGGATCGCGCGCCACGTCGCCACGCTGACCGCCGACGATCTGGCGGGCGAGCTGCACTATGCCAATGCCAGCGGCGCACGCTTCATTCAGCCGCTGACCGGGGTGCTTGACCACGTCTTCAACCACCAGACCCACCATCGCGGGCAGGTCCACTGCCTGATCAGTAGCTTTCTCGGCAAGGAGGCGGCGCCCTCACTCGACCTCATCTACTTCCAGCGCGAGACCGGCCGGACGCGGCCGGACTGA
- the ndk gene encoding nucleoside-diphosphate kinase: MALERTFSIIKPDATRRNLTGAINATIEKAGLRIVAQKRILLTRAQAETFYGVHKERPFFGELVDFMISEPIVVQVLEGEDAVAKYREVMGATNPANAAAGTIRKEFALSVGENSAHGSDSLENAAIEIAQFFAGNEIVG, encoded by the coding sequence ATGGCGCTCGAGCGCACCTTTTCGATCATCAAGCCCGACGCCACCCGTCGCAATCTCACCGGCGCCATCAACGCCACCATCGAGAAGGCGGGTCTGCGCATCGTCGCGCAGAAGCGCATCCTGCTCACCCGCGCCCAGGCCGAGACCTTCTACGGCGTCCACAAGGAGCGCCCCTTCTTCGGCGAGCTCGTGGACTTCATGATCTCCGAGCCGATCGTCGTGCAGGTGCTGGAAGGCGAGGATGCCGTCGCCAAGTATCGCGAAGTGATGGGCGCCACCAACCCGGCCAATGCCGCCGCGGGCACCATCCGCAAGGAATTCGCGCTTTCGGTCGGCGAAAACTCGGCTCACGGCTCCGACAGCCTGGAGAACGCGGCCATCGAAATCGCCCAGTTCTTCGCGGGCAACGAGATCGTCGGCTGA
- a CDS encoding TerC family protein, which yields MDYFEPLFWLALLKIIWINVLLSGDNAVVIAMACRSLPDKMRRTGMILGAGVAVGMRIVFTAIIAVLLGLPWLRVVGALALMYIAVDLVLPEEGEEGGVAAHDNLWRAVGTIAVADLVMSLDNVVAIAAVADGNWTLIIIGLVISIPMIIAGAALIMGLLARFPFLVWAGAALLGWVAGEMFVSDVKVLEYFGEAAVHHYEYAAAALGAGLVLAIGWVLARRRTAHSAHG from the coding sequence ATGGATTATTTCGAGCCGCTGTTCTGGCTTGCACTCCTCAAGATCATCTGGATCAACGTCCTCCTGTCGGGCGACAACGCCGTCGTCATCGCGATGGCGTGCCGGTCGCTGCCGGACAAGATGCGCCGTACCGGCATGATCCTCGGCGCCGGTGTCGCCGTCGGCATGCGCATCGTCTTCACCGCCATCATCGCCGTGCTGCTGGGCCTGCCCTGGCTGCGCGTCGTCGGCGCGCTGGCCCTGATGTACATCGCCGTCGATCTGGTTCTGCCGGAAGAGGGCGAGGAAGGCGGCGTCGCCGCGCATGACAATCTGTGGCGCGCGGTCGGCACCATTGCCGTGGCCGATCTCGTCATGAGCCTCGACAACGTGGTCGCCATCGCCGCCGTGGCCGATGGCAACTGGACGCTGATCATCATCGGCCTGGTCATCTCCATCCCGATGATCATCGCCGGCGCGGCGCTCATCATGGGCCTGCTGGCGCGTTTCCCCTTCCTGGTCTGGGCCGGCGCGGCTCTGCTCGGCTGGGTGGCCGGCGAGATGTTCGTGTCGGACGTCAAGGTGCTGGAGTACTTCGGCGAGGCCGCGGTGCACCATTACGAATATGCGGCTGCCGCCCTCGGTGCCGGCCTGGTGCTGGCGATCGGCTGGGTGCTGGCGCGCCGGCGTACCGCGCACTCCGCGCACGGCTAG
- a CDS encoding TerC family protein produces the protein MDFSSPVFWVALLQIIWIDLLLSGDNAVVIALACRSLPEKQRKWGILLGAGAAVGLRILFALAVSYLLGVPLLKVVGALLLFWIAIKLVLDEGGEAHHVEGADSLWKAVRTIAIADAVMSLDNVVAIAAAARGHAELFIFGLLLTIPLIIFGSQIILKLISRFPALIWFGAALLGWIAGEMLVGDKIVLETMQGFAPELVEKIEDPEDPVGLKPAALPHYLAAVVGAAFVVAFGWIAKSRRAEATAH, from the coding sequence ATGGACTTTTCGAGCCCTGTCTTCTGGGTAGCGTTGCTCCAGATCATCTGGATCGACCTGCTTCTCTCCGGCGACAACGCGGTGGTCATCGCGCTGGCGTGCCGTTCGCTGCCGGAGAAGCAGCGCAAATGGGGCATCTTGCTCGGCGCCGGCGCTGCCGTCGGCCTGCGCATCCTGTTCGCGCTCGCGGTGTCCTACCTGCTCGGCGTGCCGCTGCTGAAGGTGGTCGGCGCGCTGCTGCTGTTCTGGATCGCCATCAAGCTGGTGCTCGACGAGGGCGGGGAAGCCCATCATGTCGAGGGCGCCGACAGCCTGTGGAAGGCCGTCCGCACCATCGCCATCGCCGACGCGGTGATGAGCCTGGACAACGTGGTCGCCATCGCGGCCGCCGCGCGCGGCCATGCCGAACTGTTCATCTTCGGCCTGCTGCTCACCATCCCGCTGATCATCTTCGGCTCGCAGATCATCCTGAAGCTGATCTCGCGCTTCCCGGCCCTGATCTGGTTCGGCGCGGCGCTGCTGGGCTGGATCGCCGGCGAGATGCTGGTGGGCGACAAGATCGTTCTGGAAACCATGCAGGGCTTCGCGCCTGAGCTGGTCGAGAAGATCGAGGATCCGGAGGATCCGGTCGGCCTGAAGCCGGCGGCCCTGCCGCACTACCTCGCGGCGGTCGTCGGCGCGGCCTTCGTCGTGGCCTTCGGCTGGATCGCGAAGAGCCGCCGCGCGGAGGCGACCGCGCACTGA
- a CDS encoding molybdopterin-dependent oxidoreductase: MPNPRADALSATRTGYSACPHDCPSTCALEIEVADGRIGRVRGSSANTFTAGVICAKVARYAERANHSDRLTRPLRRIGAKGEGAFAPIGWDEALDEIAHRFREAERAHGPEAVWPYYYAGTMGLVMRDGINRLTHAKGYSRFFSSICVNPAWSGFLAGTGRLAGPDPREMAKSDFVVIWGTNPVSTQINVMTHAIRARKERGAKIAVVDVYRSPTMEQADIPVLIRPGTDGALACAIMHVLFRDGLADRAYLADFANDSAGLESHLEDRTPAWAAAITGMPAEDIEAFAHAIGRTPKTFIRAGYGFTRSRNGAVAMHAVSCIPTLTGAWQHEGGGVFHSNSAIYRWNKRLVEGRDIKGVTSRELDQSRIGDILTGEPEALLGGPPVTAMLIQNTNPVSVAPDQSKVLAGFAREDLFVAVHEQFMTETARMADIVLPATMFTEHDDLYQGGGNQYVILGPKLVEPLGECRSNHEVIVALAERLGAAHEGFRMSPRQHIDWMLQATGRGTVEELEEKHFLDVQPDFETAHYLKGFAWPDGRFRLKPDWAKVPYAAPGRFGPHEDMPHWPDHWAVIEEATEDYPFRLVTAPARSFLNSSFAETPGSVAREKRPELLIHPEDAAGLDIGEGDLLRVTSPRGQVRLHARLFDGLRRGVVVAESIWPNRAHRGGRGINSLTGADPVAPVGGAALHDNHVRIERAPETGE; this comes from the coding sequence ATGCCTAATCCCCGCGCCGACGCCCTCTCGGCCACCCGCACCGGCTATTCCGCCTGCCCGCACGACTGTCCCTCGACCTGCGCGCTGGAGATCGAGGTCGCGGACGGTCGCATCGGACGGGTGCGCGGTTCGAGCGCCAACACCTTCACCGCCGGCGTCATCTGCGCCAAGGTCGCGCGCTATGCCGAGCGCGCCAACCATTCCGACCGGCTGACCCGCCCGCTGCGCCGCATCGGTGCCAAGGGGGAGGGCGCCTTCGCCCCCATCGGCTGGGACGAGGCGCTGGACGAGATCGCCCACCGCTTCCGCGAGGCCGAGCGCGCGCATGGGCCGGAAGCCGTCTGGCCCTATTACTACGCCGGCACGATGGGACTGGTGATGCGCGACGGCATCAACCGGCTGACCCACGCCAAGGGCTATTCGCGCTTCTTCTCGAGCATCTGCGTGAACCCCGCCTGGAGCGGCTTCCTCGCCGGCACCGGGCGGCTCGCCGGGCCGGACCCGCGCGAGATGGCCAAGTCCGACTTCGTGGTGATCTGGGGCACCAACCCGGTGTCGACGCAGATCAACGTGATGACCCACGCCATCCGCGCCCGCAAGGAGCGCGGCGCGAAGATCGCGGTGGTCGATGTCTATCGCTCGCCGACCATGGAGCAGGCCGACATCCCGGTGCTGATCCGCCCCGGCACGGATGGCGCGCTGGCCTGCGCGATCATGCACGTGCTGTTCAGGGACGGCCTTGCCGATCGCGCCTATCTCGCTGATTTCGCCAATGATTCGGCCGGTCTTGAATCACATCTTGAAGACCGCACGCCGGCCTGGGCCGCCGCCATCACCGGCATGCCGGCCGAGGACATCGAAGCCTTCGCCCACGCCATTGGCCGGACTCCGAAAACCTTCATCCGCGCCGGCTACGGCTTCACCCGCTCGCGCAACGGCGCCGTGGCCATGCATGCGGTGAGTTGCATTCCCACCCTTACCGGCGCGTGGCAGCACGAGGGCGGCGGCGTCTTCCATTCCAACTCGGCGATCTACCGCTGGAACAAGCGCCTGGTGGAAGGCCGCGACATCAAGGGCGTCACCTCGCGCGAACTCGACCAGTCGCGCATCGGCGATATCCTGACCGGCGAGCCCGAGGCGCTGCTCGGCGGTCCGCCCGTCACCGCCATGCTGATCCAGAACACCAATCCGGTCTCGGTCGCCCCCGACCAGTCGAAGGTACTGGCCGGCTTCGCGCGCGAGGACCTGTTCGTCGCCGTCCACGAGCAGTTCATGACCGAGACCGCCCGCATGGCCGACATCGTGCTGCCGGCGACCATGTTCACCGAGCATGACGATCTCTATCAGGGCGGCGGCAACCAATATGTCATCCTCGGCCCCAAGCTGGTCGAGCCCCTGGGCGAATGCCGTAGCAATCACGAGGTGATCGTCGCGCTGGCCGAGCGCCTCGGCGCCGCGCATGAGGGGTTCCGCATGAGCCCGCGCCAGCACATCGACTGGATGCTGCAGGCGACCGGGCGCGGCACGGTGGAAGAGCTGGAGGAAAAGCATTTCCTCGACGTGCAGCCGGATTTCGAGACGGCGCATTATCTCAAGGGCTTCGCCTGGCCGGACGGGCGCTTCCGGCTCAAGCCGGACTGGGCGAAGGTGCCCTATGCGGCGCCGGGCCGCTTCGGCCCGCATGAGGACATGCCGCACTGGCCGGACCACTGGGCGGTGATCGAGGAAGCGACGGAGGACTATCCGTTCCGCCTCGTTACCGCGCCGGCGCGCTCCTTCCTCAATTCCAGCTTCGCCGAGACGCCCGGTTCGGTGGCGCGGGAGAAGCGCCCCGAACTGCTGATTCACCCCGAGGACGCGGCCGGCCTCGACATAGGCGAGGGCGATCTGCTGCGCGTCACCAGCCCGCGCGGGCAGGTGCGTCTGCATGCCCGCCTGTTCGATGGGCTGCGGCGCGGCGTGGTGGTGGCGGAATCGATCTGGCCGAACCGCGCCCATCGTGGCGGGCGCGGCATCAACAGCCTGACCGGCGCCGACCCGGTGGCGCCGGTGGGCGGCGCGGCGCTGCACGACAACCATGTGCGGATCGAGCGGGCGCCGGAGACGGGCGAATGA